One Pseudomonadota bacterium genomic window, TTGCTTCCATAAACGCCGGTCATGACTGGACCATTGACCGCTGGAGATTCGGCCCGACCATGGGGATAGGATATGTCTATCTTCACGAGAAAGGCTACGGGGAACACGGTGCGGGTGCGGCAGACCTGAAGATCGATTCCCGTAATTCAGATTCACTGCTGAGCCTGCTGGGCTTCCACGTCACAAGGTTCTTTAAGCTTGAAAAATCTGTTCTGATCACTGAATTACGGGCCCGGTGGGATCATGATTACCTGGCAGATTCGGAATCGCTTCGTTGCCGGCTTACCGCGGCCGGACCTTCCTTCGACATTTCAGGCCGGGATAGGGCCAAAAACTCTGTACTTCTGGGTGCGGGTCTGAAAGCCGCATTCAGTAAAAAAATAACCGGGTCTCTTGATTATGACTGTATGCTCCGGAACAGCGATGGCTATACGTCGCATATGTTTAATGTGGGTCTGAAGATATTATTCTAACAACTCAAGTTTCGCACCCATTTTTTTATCAAAACTTAAACAGTAAGGGCTGAAATAAACTGCTACCAGCAAACATTATATATGTAAGCCACTTTCAAAACGTTTCAGTATGGTCAAGCTAAAGGCGGGAGAAAATTTCAACCACAGGAATACATTTAGTATTTCGAGGATAGCGCTAATGCTTCACTTCGTGCGAAATTTGAGCCCAACGCAGAGATTGGCCAAAATGGGGCGTTTTGAAACTGGCTCTGATGATTACCATTAATAAAGTGAGTGACATGAAAAAAATGATCAGACAACCAACACACCCAGGCAAAATTATTAAAGAAGACTATTTGGTTCCACTTTCCATCACTGTTACTGAATTGGCTTCGATTCTTGGTGTATCAAGAAAGACATTATCTAAAATCATAAATGAGAGGGGAGCGATAACCCCTGATATGGCTCTTCGTCTATCACGTGCTTTTGATACTTCATCCGATTTGTGGATGAATCTGCAAAAAAATTATGCCTTATGGCAGGCAGAACATGCCTCCGGTTCCTGGCAACTAGTAAGTGTTTAATTGTAAGCGCTTAATTAACCCCATCTTCACAAACCATTCAGACTATGCCAAGAGCTGGTCGGGAAAAACT contains:
- a CDS encoding HigA family addiction module antidote protein, translating into MKKMIRQPTHPGKIIKEDYLVPLSITVTELASILGVSRKTLSKIINERGAITPDMALRLSRAFDTSSDLWMNLQKNYALWQAEHASGSWQLVSV